The following coding sequences lie in one Thermomicrobium sp. 4228-Ro genomic window:
- a CDS encoding lipid II:glycine glycyltransferase FemX, with the protein MVTTRVSLATDATAWDATVARLGGRLLQSWRWGLFKERHGWKPYRFLFETNQAVAAAQALVRSIWGLSLVYVPRGPVCDRPEPALAEAVKTTLDTLARETRAIIVLVEPEDERGAALLPQSLGWRPSPTVVQPRRTLKVPVGDDDALLRQMKPKARYNVRLACRRGVTTRLADPHELGAFYELLEETARRDGFGIHRPEYFADLLETFGQDAALIFAEFDGALAAAALVVRFGDEAVYLYGASRTELQRHMPAYAVQWRALQWAREHGCRWYDLWGIPDDDEPPPEASADQRNVRAGLWGVYRFKLGFGGTSYTYPGMRECVRNPLLVAAWRRLRPLEG; encoded by the coding sequence ATGGTGACGACTCGCGTTTCCCTGGCCACCGACGCGACCGCATGGGATGCGACCGTCGCGCGTCTGGGCGGTCGGCTTCTCCAGAGCTGGCGTTGGGGGCTTTTCAAGGAGCGACACGGGTGGAAACCGTATCGCTTTCTCTTCGAGACGAACCAGGCTGTCGCGGCAGCGCAAGCCCTCGTCCGGAGCATTTGGGGTCTTTCGCTCGTGTACGTGCCGCGCGGACCAGTTTGCGATCGGCCCGAGCCAGCACTCGCTGAAGCCGTGAAGACGACGCTCGATACTCTCGCGCGCGAGACACGGGCGATCATCGTCCTCGTCGAACCGGAAGACGAACGAGGGGCCGCACTCCTGCCACAATCGCTGGGCTGGCGACCGAGCCCAACGGTCGTCCAACCTCGACGCACCCTCAAGGTGCCAGTAGGTGACGATGATGCATTGCTTCGCCAGATGAAGCCCAAGGCCCGGTACAACGTGCGGCTCGCCTGTCGTCGCGGCGTCACGACTCGTCTCGCTGATCCACATGAACTTGGCGCTTTCTATGAACTCTTGGAGGAGACCGCTCGGCGTGACGGGTTCGGCATCCATCGTCCTGAGTACTTCGCTGACCTCCTGGAGACATTCGGTCAAGATGCTGCCCTGATCTTCGCCGAGTTCGACGGTGCACTCGCTGCTGCCGCCTTGGTCGTCCGATTCGGCGACGAAGCAGTCTACCTGTATGGCGCTTCGCGAACCGAGCTGCAGCGACACATGCCAGCGTACGCTGTCCAGTGGCGTGCTCTGCAATGGGCGCGCGAGCACGGATGCCGTTGGTATGACCTCTGGGGCATTCCTGATGACGACGAGCCACCGCCAGAGGCCTCCGCTGACCAGCGAAACGTGCGTGCTGGGCTCTGGGGAGTCTATCGGTTCAAGCTCGGGTTCGGTGGCACCTCGTATACTTACCCGGGCATGCGCGAGTGTGTCCGGAATCCGCTCCTCGTCGCCGCGTGGCGCCGCCTCAGACCTCTGGAAGGTTGA
- a CDS encoding HEAT repeat domain-containing protein, with protein MLTTDRLRQLFERLQREIRATDIAQLSDLPRAMVPLIAELWPQLPPTHRRRIVDLMVEMSEANIDLNFRQVLVVALDDPDADVRRSAIEGLWEAEDTGVLHRLLARLSIETEPSVRAALAQALGRFAELDVHGRLPEHEGQRIREALTSLLASSEPVEVRRRALEAIAVYPDPTVLSAIEEAYWSGDHRLRVSAIYAMGRSLDRRWLPLLLDELQSEDPELRYEAATACGEIGAEEAIDDLIRLTSDTDRDVQGAAILALGRIGGTLATNVLRQLVRSADPVVREAAEEALAEAVFASDPLRATPW; from the coding sequence ATGCTCACGACGGATAGACTCCGACAACTTTTCGAGCGCCTGCAGCGAGAGATTCGAGCTACTGACATCGCGCAACTTTCGGATCTCCCGCGGGCCATGGTTCCGCTCATCGCCGAATTGTGGCCCCAACTGCCTCCTACCCATCGTCGACGCATTGTCGATCTGATGGTCGAAATGAGCGAAGCGAATATCGATCTCAACTTCCGCCAGGTCCTCGTCGTTGCGCTCGACGATCCGGACGCTGACGTTCGCCGGTCGGCCATCGAAGGGCTGTGGGAAGCTGAGGACACTGGCGTCTTGCATCGGCTGCTCGCTCGGCTCTCGATCGAAACCGAACCGAGCGTGAGAGCTGCGCTCGCGCAAGCACTCGGACGCTTTGCGGAACTGGATGTTCACGGTCGCCTTCCCGAGCATGAAGGGCAACGAATCCGCGAAGCACTGACGAGCCTGCTCGCCTCATCGGAGCCAGTGGAGGTGCGGCGGCGCGCGCTCGAAGCGATCGCTGTCTATCCGGACCCTACAGTCCTCTCTGCGATCGAAGAAGCGTACTGGTCGGGAGATCATCGCCTGCGCGTGAGTGCGATCTACGCGATGGGTCGCTCGCTCGATCGTCGCTGGCTTCCCCTTCTTCTCGACGAACTCCAGTCCGAAGATCCGGAGTTGCGGTACGAGGCGGCCACTGCGTGCGGCGAGATCGGCGCAGAGGAAGCGATCGACGATCTGATTCGCTTGACCAGCGACACTGACCGCGATGTGCAGGGAGCCGCGATCCTCGCACTCGGTCGCATCGGGGGTACCCTCGCCACCAACGTCCTTCGACAGCTTGTCCGATCAGCTGATCCGGTCGTGCGCGAGGCTGCGGAAGAAGCGCTGGCTGAGGCAGTGTTCGCGAGCGACCCACTCCGAGCGACCCCATGGTGA
- a CDS encoding ROK family protein, whose product MTEFTVKRFRARPPAASERVLGLAIAGGLLRAVVANGKGQILSHAAESLDNLDAYGVFHRLQHLAVAALSTAGLTTADVKAVGIAFGGPVDPLRGVTIFSPRSPGFEDFPLAALIEERLGVPTVLENDARAAAFGEAVFGAARGCQTVIYIHLGTGVGGGIIVDGRLVYGASNTAGEIGHIVVTAGGPLCSCGKPGHLEAYASEPALRARIWEALALDPEDPGHELVRRPFRVPELFQYVAISPAIRDVIADTVQKLALAIASLIASLNPEAVIIGGTIAESGAAFLEPLQGRVRQFTYPASLRRVRIALAELGPDAPVIGAIALALARV is encoded by the coding sequence GTGACCGAGTTCACTGTCAAGCGCTTCCGTGCCCGCCCTCCGGCTGCGAGCGAACGAGTACTCGGCCTCGCGATCGCCGGCGGTCTGTTGCGCGCGGTCGTGGCCAATGGCAAGGGGCAGATCTTGAGCCATGCTGCGGAATCTCTCGATAATCTGGATGCGTACGGTGTGTTCCATCGTCTGCAGCACCTCGCCGTCGCGGCATTGAGCACAGCTGGGCTCACCACTGCGGACGTCAAGGCAGTCGGTATCGCCTTCGGCGGACCGGTCGATCCACTTCGCGGCGTGACGATCTTTTCCCCACGTTCACCTGGTTTCGAGGACTTCCCACTCGCGGCCTTGATCGAGGAGCGACTCGGCGTTCCGACTGTGCTCGAGAACGATGCTCGCGCTGCCGCTTTCGGCGAGGCAGTATTCGGTGCTGCCCGCGGCTGCCAGACGGTCATCTACATTCACCTCGGAACGGGTGTCGGTGGGGGAATCATCGTCGACGGCCGTCTCGTCTACGGAGCATCGAACACTGCTGGTGAAATCGGTCATATCGTCGTGACTGCCGGTGGCCCTCTCTGCTCCTGCGGGAAACCCGGGCATCTCGAAGCGTATGCGTCAGAGCCTGCGCTGCGCGCCCGCATCTGGGAAGCATTGGCTCTCGACCCGGAAGATCCTGGTCACGAACTCGTCCGGCGACCGTTCCGCGTCCCAGAACTCTTCCAGTACGTCGCGATCAGCCCAGCGATCAGGGACGTTATCGCCGACACCGTTCAGAAGTTGGCACTCGCGATCGCGTCGCTCATCGCCAGCTTGAACCCGGAAGCGGTCATCATCGGGGGCACGATCGCGGAGAGCGGCGCGGCGTTCCTCGAACCGCTGCAAGGCCGGGTGCGTCAGTTTACCTATCCGGCTTCGCTTCGCCGGGTACGGATCGCGCTCGCCGAGCTCGGGCCGGATGCGCCGGTCATCGGTGCTATCGCGCTCGCGCTCGCACGGGTCTAG
- a CDS encoding DMT family transporter → MVHVEAAREQRREFWFGLLFAGSGVLAVSTSAVLVRLAEGVSSFEIAFWRLAIATLVLLPFTLHRGLWREAATAGWRRLALYGGALAIHFVAYIAALQLAPVAHVLPLLYTSSIMLAVLSAVLLAEPLRRAQIAGIVIVLGGVTILAGFEPRLTARTLLGDSLALVSAAAYAAYSLIGRRERTRLPLLVYATAVYGFAACWVFPFAIGTTLRADAVLDRYDLRVVLALLGLGLVPNTLGHTLYNAAVRRLNAAVANVIFTQEMTGAIILAWLILGEVPSVNALAGASIMLVGILLVLLR, encoded by the coding sequence ATGGTGCATGTAGAGGCAGCTCGGGAACAGCGCCGGGAATTCTGGTTCGGCCTGCTGTTTGCCGGTTCCGGTGTTTTGGCAGTTTCGACGAGCGCGGTACTGGTTCGTCTCGCCGAAGGAGTGAGTTCATTCGAAATCGCGTTCTGGCGCCTCGCAATCGCGACGCTCGTCCTCCTGCCGTTCACCCTGCATCGTGGTCTCTGGCGGGAAGCAGCAACTGCCGGCTGGCGGCGGCTCGCTCTCTACGGTGGAGCATTGGCGATCCACTTCGTGGCGTATATCGCGGCGCTCCAGCTCGCGCCAGTCGCACACGTTCTCCCTCTTCTTTATACGTCGAGCATCATGCTCGCCGTCCTCTCGGCTGTCCTGCTGGCCGAACCGCTGAGGAGGGCACAGATCGCCGGAATCGTCATCGTCCTCGGCGGCGTGACCATCCTGGCCGGATTCGAGCCACGTCTCACGGCTCGGACCCTACTGGGAGATAGCCTGGCGCTGGTATCGGCGGCAGCGTATGCTGCTTACTCGTTAATCGGGCGAAGGGAACGGACTCGTCTGCCGCTGCTCGTCTACGCGACTGCTGTCTACGGTTTCGCCGCCTGCTGGGTCTTTCCGTTCGCTATCGGAACGACACTCCGGGCTGACGCAGTGCTCGATCGCTACGATCTTCGCGTCGTGTTGGCATTGCTGGGACTCGGACTGGTCCCGAACACGCTGGGACATACGCTCTATAACGCGGCGGTGCGGCGTCTCAATGCGGCGGTGGCGAACGTGATCTTTACCCAGGAGATGACGGGTGCGATCATCCTGGCCTGGCTGATCCTCGGAGAGGTGCCGAGCGTCAATGCGCTCGCCGGTGCCTCGATCATGCTGGTCGGTATCCTCCTCGTCTTGCTTCGTTGA